The following coding sequences lie in one Hippopotamus amphibius kiboko isolate mHipAmp2 chromosome 7, mHipAmp2.hap2, whole genome shotgun sequence genomic window:
- the YPEL5 gene encoding protein yippee-like 5 yields MGRIFLDHIGGTRLFSCANCDTILTNRSELISTRFTGATGRAFLFNKVVNLQYSEVQDRVMLTGRHMVRDVSCKNCNSKLGWIYEFATEDSQRYKEGRVILERALVRESEGFEEHVPSDNS; encoded by the exons ATGGGCAGGATTTTCCTTGATCATATCGGTGGTACCCGTCTGTTTTCCTGTGCAAACTGTGATACGATCCTGACCAACCGCTCAGAACTCATCTCCACTCGATTCACTGGCGCCACTGGCAGagcatttctttttaacaag GTAGTTAACCTGCAGTACAGTGAAGTTCAAGACCGGGTCATGCTCACTGGCCGCCACATGGTTCGAGATGTGAGCTGCAAAAACTGCAATAGCAAACTGGGATGGATCTATGAGTTTGCCACTGAAGACAGCCAGCGTTATAAGGAAGGCCGTGTGATCCTAGAACGCGCTCTAGTTCGAGAAAGTGAGGGCTTTGAGGAGCATGTACCATCTGATAACTcttga